A portion of the Meriones unguiculatus strain TT.TT164.6M chromosome 14, Bangor_MerUng_6.1, whole genome shotgun sequence genome contains these proteins:
- the Cebpg gene encoding CCAAT/enhancer-binding protein gamma yields the protein MSKLSQPAAPGVNGISVIHTQAHASGLQQVPQLVPAGPGGGGKAVPPSKQSKKSSPMDRNSDEYRQRRERNNMAVKKSRLKSKQKAQDTLQRVNQLKEENERLEAKIKLLTKELSVLKDLFLEHAHNLADNVQPISTDPAAANPDSTGQ from the coding sequence ATGAGCAAGCTGTCGCAGCCAGCCGCTCCAGGAGTGAATGGAATAAGCGTCATTCATACTCAGGCACATGCCAGCGGCCTGCAGCAGGTTCCTCAGCTGGTGCCAGCTGGGCCTGGGGGAGGAGGCAAAGCTGTGCCTCCAAGCAAGCAAAGCAAAAAGAGCTCACCCATGGATCGAAATAGTGACGAATATCGCCAGCGCAGAGAGCGGAACAATATGGCCGTGAAAAAGAGCCGGTTAAAAAGCAAGCAGAAAGCGCAAGATACACTGCAGAGAGTGAACCAGCTCAAGGAAGAGAATGAACGGTTGGAAGCCAAAATTAAGTTGCTGACAAAGGAATTAAGTGTACTGAAGGATTTGTTCCTGGAGCACGCACACAACCTCGCAGACAACGTGCAGCCCATCAGCACTGACCCTGCTGCGGCCAACCCTGACAGCACAGGGCAGTAG